The nucleotide sequence ccaccccccccccacagtccTAGACCCCTGTTCCCAGGACTCCTTACCTGCCcagcccaggagcccctggccccCTTTACATGGTCCTCCTGGCCTAGCCTGGCAGCTCACACACAGCTTCAGCTCCCTTCGTTAAGGTAGCCACCGCCTGTCTTCACCCGCCCACGTCCCACCCTGacttcctgcctcctcctgaGGGCTCCGCAGCCAACTGGGCCCCAGCAACCCAACCACAAGCCTCCAGCACCCCAAGCTTCCTGCTACCATAGCCCCCCACTCATcagcccctggggggggggggtcctagaGATCTCCAGGCCGCCCTCAGGGTGGCACTTGGAGCTGAAGAGAGGATCTTTTTTTTGAGAGGATCTTTGATGGAAcctccctcctgtcccccagggTGCTTCTGGAGAAGAGATTCAAGGGCAGCCTTCATACCCCAGTGAGCAAGGGGCAAGCAGGCGAGTGGCATTGCTGTCACCGTCTGAAAGCGGAGTGACCCTCTCATCACAGTTTAGAGGGGGCAAAGGTAACCCCACTCCAGAGTCAGAGGAGAGAACACTATCTCTGCTAATCTGCTGGGGAGCTGAACACCCCATGGTAGAGTCAGAGGTCAGGCTAGGACGGCTGCCCAGCGATAGTCGTGTCATCTCAGGGCAAGAGTCAGACGGTCGCTAACACCCTTCTGAGAGACAGAATGCTGGAGAGCAAGCTGTTTAAGGAAGCAGGCAGGACAACCCTGTGGCTTCAAGACGACCAAGTAACAGCCCCTGTTGTGGGCAGAAGACAGGATAACACCCACTCATCAGGGCGAGACTTCTCATTCAGGGAGAGACAAGCCACAGCCCCTGCTAGAAATGtcgggcctgccatcatctcCTGCAACAGGTGGGAGGCAGACAAACACTCCTGCCCGGGGAACCAAGGCGCAGGCAGCTGACTGGCAGGACTTTCTGTCAGAGACAGGAGACAGGAACCTTGTCACAAGCAGTGAGTAGGCCAAGaatcttcccttcccctgggACCAGGCTGACGAGGTGGAGCCATAACAGGCCAGGTGCCAGGTCACTGGTGTTATGAGGAACCCTGCGTGGCTCTATGAGGCACCAGAGCTGGGCCTGCCccaatcccacccccccccgcctcctccccaccccaggaaagTATAAATGTGTCACGGTCCCCACCGCTGGAGCTTACACTTAgtgagcggggtgggggaggggagcccacAGAGCATTGTTGGGGTTTGTGAGGGGGAAGCTGATGCTCTCTGTACCTCagctgcagagggaagggggagacaggaaatgggtggagggaagaggaagcccAAGCTGGAAAGTCAGACAAAGCCGGTACTACAGAAACAAAGGCTGAGGAGGTGCAGTGTTTAAAAACCCACAGAGTGACCCAGAGCCCTAGCAAGGTCCATCTCTGGACCACACAACAGTACTAATAGCACTGATGATGGCAAGGATAAGCAAGAAAGAGTTCATGGGTTTTGAGTGTTcggttttaaggttttatttatgtatttgtcagagagagaacatgagggagagcacaagcagggggagcagcaggcagagggagaagcaggctccccgcttaaccaactgagtcacccaggctgcCCAGTTTTGAGTGTCGTCTTATTTAAGACATCCTCGGCTACTATGGAGTAGAAGTAGCGTTGTAGCATTTTCAGTTGAGAGGTAAACAAACAGCTTCAGCCTTCAGGGGCCTCCTCAAGGTCTGGTGGAAATGCAtggtgaaggggtgcctgggtggctccgtgaacctggctgccttcagcttgggtcgtgatcccagcgtcctgggatcgagccccacagccagctccctgctcagagggcgtctgcttctctcttggcctctccccctgctcgtactttctatttgtgtgtgtgtctctctctctctgtctctctctctgtctctctctctgactctcaaataagaaaaaagaaaagaaatacgcAGTGGAGCTGGCTTGGAACCCCGGTTTCCGGGTCCTGCATTCTTCAGCTACCTGTGGACCTGTCACCTTCCGTAGGGGTGATTCAGGACTTCAAGTTCATGCCCAGTTCTGAACTTgctaagagagggagacagaactgGAGCTGGGAGAGAGATGGGATCCACCTGTTCGCCTCTACCCCCAGCCCAGGCCTTCTCTCTTGTAGTGGAAGCCCTGGCCACAGCTACAGACAACAAACACACCGTGACCTTGGGCCCGAGTAAATGACTGTGGAGACCTTGATGGGAAACACAGAGGGCCTTTATTGAAGAGCCTGGGGGTCTGTgagcttctccccttcctccaaccacccctccccaagcTAGGGCAGCAGGGGCGACAGGATGCTGGGGCTTTATGCTCCCAACGGAGTGACAGCCCCCCCAACTCTCCCACCACCCCTTGCCAGGTGCTGGGGCCTTTGAGGTCTCAGGAGGCCCGCAGGTGCCCCTCAGCAGAGGGTGAAGCGCCGGGCACTGATGTTCATGCGGGTGAGGCCGAGGTGCCGCAGCGGCGGGGCCAAGGCGAGGCCGGCCCCTGGCTctagctccagctccagctctgccTCGTCCAGCAGCTCTCGGTGCAGGTGACAGGCTTGGTCCACCTTCAGCCGGTGCAGCTGGGCCCGCAGCCGAAGCAGCTGCCCGGCCAGCTGCTGGTCCTGAGCCCGCATCTCCCGCTGCAGCCGAGAGGGGGCGTGAGGCCGCTGCACCCATCCTCAGCTGCTCGCGTCAGTCTTCCCTTCCTGTCAACACCCTGGTCTTTGCACAGGctgtgtcctccccaccccctctcgcCCCAGCTTGATCCCTCCCCATCAGTCAGATCCTGCTCTAAAACTAAGGAGCGATTGTTAGACAAATAGaggtgcctgggggcctcacccCAGGTCGACTAAACCGCAGTCTCTAATTTAGAGGATAGACATCTTTTTGTTGGCACACATGAGGTTAAGAGCCACCTGCATAATGCTGGCCAGTTCAGCTTCTGCCTAAAGTGTGGTCAGTGCCTCATTTCGTCCTTCACTGGGTCTTGGAGGTACAGCAATTCCCAGGGTAGGGGAGGCCATGCCTCCCAAAGGGCAGGGATCTGTCTCCAGAGCCACAGTAGTCCGCAGTAGGTAGATTGGATGGAACCCTGCTTCAGCAAGTCTCCCTGAATAAATCACTGGACAAGACCTTTCATGGCTCCTTAACCCCAGGACAGAGCCACAGGAGTGGGGCGGGTTGCTGGAGGTGAGGTCTGTCCTTGTCCCTTCCCCACGCCCACGGTTCCTGGGTCCCAAGGACGACTGTCCACCCCACCCAACTCACCAGCTCCCGTCGGAGCCACTCAAGGGCAGAATCCATTGAGTCGAAGCCGCAGAGGGCACCGGGGCCCCCCTGCCCAGGTCTGGTTTGGGCCCTGCGCCACGCCTGGCTCTGGACCTGAGCCGTCCACTCCAGGTACGAGGGCCGCCGCGTCTGCAGCCGCAGCTTGGCCGTCAGAGCCTTGACAGAGTCCAGGCTCTCTTCCTCCTcgtcctcttcagtttcttcgCCTACTGCCTGGAATTTCAGTGGCCCCAGGGACATGGTGGGTTTGGGGTGAGTGACGGGGCGAAGCCACAGCTCTGGGAAAGGCTGGCAGTATGGCTGGGAGGTGGCGGCGGGAGCTGAGGGGGACAGAACTGTGCCAGGGAGTATGTGATGGGGACTGTCCAAGGTGGGTCAGGGAAGCTGAGTGTGTCAGCGTGGGTGTTGAGAGAGGTATATGAGGCCGACTGTGCAAGGGCTGGGATTTTCCTGGCCTGCTAACCCGGGAGCCACGTGATGCCATCcggatgggggcaggaggagtcctgcttctcctgccccttGGATGAATTTTATTGTCTTTGCCCAAAAGGAGACACCCAGTTCCCAGAAAGGAAGTTGCTCCAGGATGAGAAAGGCATCATCCACACTAGAGTCTTGGCCTTCTTCCCAAGACCCAAGttaagggggggtggggagtggataGAAGGTTGATGAGCTGCCCTCTGTCCTCATGACATTTGGACGAGTCACTGACTCTCTGTTGGGACAGATCAGTGATTTCGAGCTGTACCCTAAGGACTTTAGGTTCCCTTGGAAATCCCTCAAGGACTGTGTATGGGTTAAAGGCAGAGCTGTAGATGGGCTCCTagaccctccctctccctgcccttcccagggCTTCAACCAGagctcttctcttttttaaactttgtattgAAATATAACAGGTACACAGAAAACTTCCCACATCATAAATAATGATATGCCTTGCTGAATTCTCCTGAACTAAGCCCAGTTGCTTACCCAGCACCCAGATGGAACAACGGGACATTCCCAGCATCCAGGAGGTGCCCCTGGCCTGTCACTGCTCTCCCAATCTCTGACAGCAGCGATTCGTTTTGCCTTTTTGTGTACTTtccaatggttctcaaacttcagtgtaCATGGGAATCTCCTGGAAAATGTATTTAAGGCGACACGTGGTGGTGGGGctgataatttgcatttctaacgaATTCCCATCCCAGCTGGTCTGGAATTTTACAATTTGTACTCCTTTACGTGTGGCTACTTTCACAGCTCATTCCGATTTTATGTTTGTATTCTGGGTGTCCacctatgatttcttttctttgtgtgtgtgtgtgtgtgtgtgtttaaaataagGATGTGAAAGGACCaccttatacttttttttttttttaagattttatttacttgacagaaagagatcacaagtaggcagagagagagagggaagcaggtcccctgctcagcagagagcccgatgcgggactcgatcccaggaccctgagatcatgacctgagccgaaggcagcggcttaacccactgagccacccaggcgcccctgtgtgtgtgttttttaaaagaagggcTTTGCAGACATGCAtgtgcgcatacacacacacacacacacacacacacacacacacacacacacgaaagcaCGCCTGCAACCTAGTGGACCAAAAGGCCCTTCGAAGGCAGGTGTCGGTCTTATTCTTCTTAGTAATCACTGCTTAACAGTGTAGGCATCAGTGtttaaggaatgaaaagaattttaaaaaatgaaagcataattgaatggatggatagatggatggatgggtccTCCAGAAAATCCTTTCACCTCTTGTGGTTTACCAGCTTAGGCGTGTCTCTTGCCAGCCGGAAAATCCTAATGAACAGAACCTTCCTCAGCCATCCTTGGGTCCCCTCACCAAATACAGGGCCCAGCTCCGTGTATGGGCAATTCATATTTGGTTGAAGGATGGAGGGGTAGACGGGGCTTCCGAGGGCAGGACTAAGCCAGAAGCAGCCCCCGTAGAGGGCGCCCTCAGGCAGGCACTTCCagctgtggtgggggaggggcgccaaCTACACAGCTGCTTGCATTTAAGGTGGACTAAGGGATTTCCCCCACCCAGTCTCAGCTgtagggggaggaagcagacagTTCCCAGTTTCACGCCCACCCTTTCCACCCTTTCCACCAGGgcacaaaagaagaaatggtaatatttcttttttaagtcagcGAGAGTGAAGGCagctaggttaaaaaaaaaaatgttgagtgcCACCTGAGACCGAGGCACGAGGTAAAGAGCTTTAAGCAAGATTattctccccatttcacagatggatgAAATTGAGCTTTCCTCAACAGGGTCTGGCTGGGGTCCTCGCTCAGAGGTGCTGGCAGTAGGATGGGGAAATTTCTGTGAAACTGTTCGATCTCTTCTTCCAAGGGGCCTCCTTAACAGCTGTCCTGCCGGCGTCGCCAGCTGCCCCGCCAGTTCCCGTCCCTTTCCGAGCCCGCGCTCGCCCCGCCTGACGCTCCTGGAGTCCGTCCTTCTGCTGGGCCCTAGGCCCACCACAGGCGGAATGGAGTTCTCAGAACTGATCCGCACCGGCCGGGCCCAAGCCAAGCTGCTGCGGGGTCCGGAGGCGCCCCCACTGCGTGGCACGCTATGCGTCACCGGCCACCACCTGCTGCTGTCGCCAGGGCCTCAGGGGACTTCAGACCTGTGGCTTCTGCTGTTGCGTAGTGTAGACTCCATCGAGAAGCGGTGAGACGTGGCGGGGGCGTCCCCGTAGTTGCGAAGCTCGGGGCTCcgcagaggagggggaagggcaagCGCAGTTGGAACTGGTGCCCCCTTGCATTACGTCCAATCCTAATAAACTCGTTTCTCCTCCCTTCGTGGGGGGCGGAGGATTCTAAGACGAAGCCTGTCCATCCCCAGGGTCTCCGGTGACTCCGGCACCATCACGCTGCGCTGTAAGGACCTGCGAGTGTTGCAGCTGGACATAGAGGGCGTGGAAGCCACGCTGGACATCGCCCGTTCCATCGAGGTGCGCCAACGGTGCTCCCGAAGCCCTTAAGTGATCCCTATTTCGTAATGACGGGAGTTAACGGGCTACTGCGCGAGGAAACTCAGCATCCGGTGTTATCCTGGCACACAGCTAATAGCAAGGGATGCAGGGTGGTCTGGAGTACGCGCAGAGGAGGGAGCTGCGGAGCGGAGGGGCTGGGAGGGCGCGCGTGAGACGATTCCGACTTTGCCCAGATCCCCCGACTTCCTCCCCCAGGCGCTGTCGTCCTTGGAATCGGTCATCACTTCCTTTCCGTTCTTCTACCGTCCCAAGGGCTTGAGATTGGGCGACGCCTGGCACTTCCACCCACCCGAACGCTACTACAAGCGAGTAGCTCGCGAGGTGGGTGCGGTCGTGGGGGCCCGCGGTTGTGCGAGCGCCGCGCCTGGAAAGGGCGTGAGGTCCGGGCGCTCACGGAGT is from Meles meles chromosome 1, mMelMel3.1 paternal haplotype, whole genome shotgun sequence and encodes:
- the FAM167B gene encoding protein FAM167B; this translates as MSLGPLKFQAVGEETEEDEEEESLDSVKALTAKLRLQTRRPSYLEWTAQVQSQAWRRAQTRPGQGGPGALCGFDSMDSALEWLRRELREMRAQDQQLAGQLLRLRAQLHRLKVDQACHLHRELLDEAELELELEPGAGLALAPPLRHLGLTRMNISARRFTLC